The Planctellipticum variicoloris DNA window GCAGGGTGAAGTCGGCTGCCGCGGGGTGGTCGTCCGGCGGCAACCAGGTCTCCCAGTTCTCGCCGATCAGGCAGAGCGGAATGCCCGACAGCGGCCGGGCGGAATCCAGGTCCTTGAGAGCCAGTTTCGCAATCACCGCCAGCCCGTCGGCGTCGTCTGAGCCCGTGATGTGCAGCGAGTCGCGGTGCGATGCAATCACCACGGGATTTCCCGAGACCTCCAGCTCGCGAATGAAATCCAGGAGCAGCAGACGGGCCGCGTTGTAGCAGTCCCCGGCCAGCAGGCTGTAAGTCCCATTGCCGATCTTTGCGTAACCGGTCATGCCGGCTTCGCGCAGATTATCGACCGCGGCTTCGAAGGCTTCGAATTCCGTGACGCCCCAGCTTTCCAGGTCTTCCCGGGACAGCGTCCGCATACTCTCCGGCAGATCGTAGACCAGTCCTGCGGCGAGGTGGTCGCCGAGCAGGTGGTAGGCGGCGGTTGTGGGCGTTTCCGCCCGGCTTTGCAGTTGGCGCAGCGTCAGTTCGTAGAAACTCCTGGGGCGCACGACGGGGCGCAGGTCGTGCCTTGCCGAGTCAAAGTCCTCCGGCAGTTCCTTCAGGTAGGAGAGCGAGCCCCGGATCACGTTCTGCAGATGCTTCCGGCGCAAGGAGCGCGGCAGCTCGCAGTGTTCGGCGAAGACGTTGTGCAGGTTGCACGCGCCGCCGGGTTTGCCGTCGTCGTCAAAGAACTGGATGCGAAACTCGTCGGGCTGGTACTCGGCCCGCCGCCTGTCGCCGGCTCGCCGCAACCCGCGCAACACCTGGCGGGCGAAACCATCTCGAGACGGCGACCGGAAGAGAAAGTCGAGCCAGCCCATCTGGCGATTCCCGTGCTGCGTCGATTGTCTGCTGCGTCACCGGCCCACAGCCAGGTCGACTCCGTACTTCTCGATCATCCGCTGACGGACCTTGTCCCGTTCCTGGGAGATCATCGACCAGACCTCCGCCCGCTGTTTGGCGCCGCTCGCCACGGCAGTGGCCTGTTTCTCGCGGACGTCCGCAAGGTTGCTGGTCACATTGTAGGAATTTGGCTGATAGCCGGCCGACCACCAGCCGGCGGACACCTGGCCCGGCTGGAAGTGCATGTTATAGGTCACCGCCTGCTGCAGGGCATTGACTTCGATCTGCACGCCGCGGAGCGAAGCCCCCAGCGCCTGCAGCTTGGCGCTCATTGATCCGCCGTAGGCCAGCAGTTCCGGATCGACGCCTGCCGTCGGCAACTGATCGATTTTGCGGCCGAATGTTTCGAACCAGGTGGCGATCCGGGCCTGATCGCCCGATTTGCGCGAGGCTTTCTGCAAGTCGTCCAGACAGCGGTTGACCGCCTGGAAATACCGGCGGGATTCGGCGGTGGCTCCTCGCTGCGTGTTGTTCGCGACTTCCACGGTCGCGCTGGCCGCTGCCGGATGGGGCGCCGTAATCAATGACACTACCCGCCGTAAAGCTTCGTCGGGCAGCTCCGTCGTCAATTGAAACGAACTGCCGATGACGACGCCGTCTGCAGACTCGAATTCCTCGATGGCGGAACCCGCGTCGGCCATGACGTCCAGCAGGACCCCTTTGAGCCTGGTCGCTTCCGGAGGGAGCGGGGCGTCGAAGTCGAGTCGCAACGTCGCCATGGTGA harbors:
- a CDS encoding DUF1444 family protein, with the protein product MGWLDFLFRSPSRDGFARQVLRGLRRAGDRRRAEYQPDEFRIQFFDDDGKPGGACNLHNVFAEHCELPRSLRRKHLQNVIRGSLSYLKELPEDFDSARHDLRPVVRPRSFYELTLRQLQSRAETPTTAAYHLLGDHLAAGLVYDLPESMRTLSREDLESWGVTEFEAFEAAVDNLREAGMTGYAKIGNGTYSLLAGDCYNAARLLLLDFIRELEVSGNPVVIASHRDSLHITGSDDADGLAVIAKLALKDLDSARPLSGIPLCLIGENWETWLPPDDHPAAADFTLLEIRSLAEEYGCQKEILERDNEQEGNDIFVASYEGIRKSDSGEVISYCLWIEGIDSLLPRTRQVVLMSNDGQTAFGATDWDRLQTLAGDLLEGVEDAYPPRWRTLGFPDAETRAALELRPL